CAACGAACACCAGCGCCACAGTGCGCACACCGTCGGTCGGGCCGAGCTGCGGCGCGGCCAACCAGCAGACCATCCCGAGCGAGGCGAGCGCCCCGACGACGGGGGCCGCACTCGATCTCAGCCGATCGGCCACGAAGCCGAGACGGGGGACGGCCACCGCGAGCAGGGTCGCGATGCTCCCAAACAGACCGATGACGACCGGTCCGTTGCCGAGCAGCCGAAGATATTCGGGAGCGTACCGGACCGCAGTGTAGAGCGCGACGTTGAATGCGACGACCGTCACCGACGCCGCAGCGTCGCTGGCCACGCTTCCCTCGAAAACGCCGGCGGCGTTCCGGGGTGCGGTGGTACTGTCGCTCGTCATCGGTGGTTCGGACGGGAGTGAGAGAGCATGCTGTGAGAATCGGTCGGGATGATTGGAGTACCGTTCGAGGCCGTGAGGTCGTCGGGGATGTCCGGCTGATCAGTCGGTCTGTTCGAACGCGGTTTTGAGGCGCTCGATCGCGTCGTGGACGGTTTCGCGGAGCTGTGCAAGCGATGGATAGTCGGTGTCGTTCGTCATCGTCGTGTGTCGAGAAGTGGGTGATCGATGTTCGATACATCCGGTTCAGGTCGGTCGGCAGGGTCGTCTTATCGAAGGTTTCGACCCTCCGTGTAGAGTTTCGAGCAGGCGGCGCGCACGGCCCCGAGGACCATCCGGAACGCGCCGCCGATGGTTACGATCCCCGCGCCGACCGATCGTACGCCCGTTCCGAGCGTTCGGCCCGCGTCGCCGAGGTCGGCGAGAAACGCGGCGGCCGTCTGCACGAGAAGGTCGGTCGCGTCGAGGACTGTTTCGCACCCGCGCCACGCCGCCTGAGGCAGTTCCCGAATCGCTGCCTCCATCCGTTCGGGACCGTAGGTGACGTACACCTGAGCGAGGAACACCGGCGTGAGCACGAGGTTCAACGTCGTGGTGTACCCACCCGAGAGCGTGCCGCCGACTTCTGTCCGTGGCGGCACAATGCCAAGCCCACCGAGGAGGTAGTGGGCGGCTACGCCCGCGACGACCGCCGCGACGAACAGCGAGCCGAACAGCACGGCCGCCATCCGGATGCCGTAGTATCGCCGGTAGGTCCGCACCAGCGGCGGGATGATGAGATCGGCGTAGATGAACGCCAGCACGCTGCCGAACGGGAGGCCGTTGGTCCAGAGCACGAGCGCGAACGGCACGTTGCCGACCGAGCACATGAACGTCACCACGCCGATGACGACCGCGATCACCGTGTCGAACACGACGGACTGAAGGCCAGTCTCGACGCCGAACAGCGCCGCCCACCACGCCTCGGGGACGAACGCACCGATCAACCCCGCGAGGACGAACCCGAGCGCGATGTCCTCCCAAAGCATCTCCCAGTCTTTCACCGTCTTCTTGCAGGCGGCGTCCCAGCCGTCGACGGTGAGCAGTTTGTCGGCCCACGCGACCTCCCCTGTACTACTCGTCTCACCGTGCTGGCTCTCGTAGGCGCGCCGACACCCGCCACAGCAGAAGTACTTCGTTCCGCCGGTGGTTTCGGCGGCGATCGTCTCCTCGTCGGTCGGGTCGGCCTCCATCCCACAGGCATCACAGTTCGTCTCCTCGACGTCGTGGAGGTGCTCGCGCGCGGCGTCGAACCAACTCTGGGGGACGACGTTGCGGAAAATGAGGGCGAGCACGCAAATCGCGATCACGCCGCCGAGATACTCGCCGACCACGAACTCCCAGCCGAGCAGCACCCACATCACGAGCCCGAGCTCGATCACGAGGTCGGTGCTCGCGAACAGGAAGGCTCCGAGGCTCGCGACGCCCGACGCGCCCTTCTTGAACAACGATTTGCTCGTCCCGACCGCGGAGTACGAACAGCTCGACGAGGCCGCCCCGAACGCCGAGCCGAGCGCGACCTCGCGCCAGCCGTCATCGCCGAGCACCTCGGTCATCCGCTGTTCGCTCACGAACACCTCGACCACCCCCGAGAGGGTGAACCCGAGCACGAGCGCCCACCACGTCTCCCACGTCATGCTGGCGACGAGGCGGATCGCGTCGGCAAACGAAGCAGTGACTGACATGATCGAGTCTATGATTCGATGAGTCGCAAGTCGCCGCAGTGTCGGATCGGTGTTCGCAGCGGTTGGACCGAGGCTGCGAGAGGCTGGACCGAGACACGCCCGTGGCTCGGCGAAATCGGTCGACAAAAACGAGCCGAAGCCGCTCGAAGCGGCTCCGGATCGCCGTAGGAACTGCTGGCCGTCACCCCGGAGCTCATCCGCATCCGGTTCCCGGACGCGTCACCCCAGGTGGGCGTGCATGCTTCCGTATATTCTTCGATGTAATAAATCATTCCCTTTGTGAGATTATCTGTTCTATCGCGTCGATTCGCGATCGGACCGCGGCGACCGCGCGGTTCAATCGGTTCGGCCGTCGCCATCACTGGAAGTTCTCGAGGATCGTCCCGTCGGCACCCACGGCGACGTCCGAATACTCGACCGTGCCGAGCGCGACGCCGTGGAGCGTCTTCGACACGGAGGTGTCGGCCACCGACCATTCGTTGCCGTCGACGGTGACGACCGTCCCGCCTGGACCGACGGCGGTTCCGCGGCCGTCCCGCCGGTCGACCGCGTGGAGCGCGTTCTCGACCGACGCGACCGAGATCCAGTTGAACCCGTTGTAGAGGAAGATCGAGCCGTCGTCGGCGACGACAGTAACGGTGTCGGGATCGAGGGTCGCGACGTCGTGGAGACTCGTGCTCACGTCGTCGATCCCGATCGAGCGCCACCCGCCGTCGGATCGCTTCCGGGAGACGTTGCCAGTGGTGTCACAGAGATAGCCAGCCGCTCCCCGCGTGGCGATGGCGTTGACGCTGTCGCCGTCGGTGGGTTTCGTGACCTCGCCCCACTGGATAGTCCCCTGCTGGTTGCGGCCGACGAGGAGTTCGCCGGAGCCATTTATAAGGGAGATGCGCTCGCCGCCGGCCTGGCCGACGACCGCGACGTCTTCCCACGAACTCGTTTTCTCCTTCGGGGCCGAGCGGTCGGTCAGTTCGTCGTCCGCGACGTCGTAAAATCCCGCCGCACCGCTGTCGCCGCACATCCATACGCGCTCGCTGTCGTTCGTGACGGCCGCGCCGGTGAGACCGTTGCTCGCTCCACCTGGTCCGCTCTCGACGACGATCTCCCAGTCGTCGTCGGTTCGGGCGAGCACACGGCCGCTCTCGCCGGCTGCGACCGGACCGTCCGCCGCAAGCACCACGTCGCGGAGTGCCTTTCCGGTCGGCGAGTCGACGCGCTGCCAGCCGTGGGTCGCGGTCGGGCTACTCGTCAGACAGCCCGCGAGACCGACTGTAACCACGCTTCCTGCGAGCGCGAGCACGTCCCGTCTGGAGCAGCGGCGCGTCCGTTCCGGTGTGGTCGAGTCGTCGTGCGTCATTGCTGCACCCCGAATCACCACTCCTCCTGGCGATAGTCCGGCGTCTCGCCGCGGGGCGTGAACGCACCGGGCGACGCCGTGCGTTTCGCGATGGTGGCGATCCGGAGAATGAAGGAGAACAACACGGCGAACGGGGCGAACGCGAGCGCGAGCGCGGCGCTCACGAACACCACCATCCCGGGACCGTGACCGCCTGGCGGCGCACCGTCGGCGAAGATCAGAATCAGGAACGCCGAGACGAGGAACGCACCGAGCCCGGAGTAGACGATGAGCCGCGAGAGCCGCGCGAGCTCCTGTTGGATGTACAGCGCCTTGTAGTACTGCCGGATGATCGACAGCCCGACGTACAGCTCGCGGAGATCGTCGAGCAGTTCGTCCGCGTGC
The genomic region above belongs to Halococcus saccharolyticus DSM 5350 and contains:
- a CDS encoding permease; this translates as MSVTASFADAIRLVASMTWETWWALVLGFTLSGVVEVFVSEQRMTEVLGDDGWREVALGSAFGAASSSCSYSAVGTSKSLFKKGASGVASLGAFLFASTDLVIELGLVMWVLLGWEFVVGEYLGGVIAICVLALIFRNVVPQSWFDAAREHLHDVEETNCDACGMEADPTDEETIAAETTGGTKYFCCGGCRRAYESQHGETSSTGEVAWADKLLTVDGWDAACKKTVKDWEMLWEDIALGFVLAGLIGAFVPEAWWAALFGVETGLQSVVFDTVIAVVIGVVTFMCSVGNVPFALVLWTNGLPFGSVLAFIYADLIIPPLVRTYRRYYGIRMAAVLFGSLFVAAVVAGVAAHYLLGGLGIVPPRTEVGGTLSGGYTTTLNLVLTPVFLAQVYVTYGPERMEAAIRELPQAAWRGCETVLDATDLLVQTAAAFLADLGDAGRTLGTGVRSVGAGIVTIGGAFRMVLGAVRAACSKLYTEGRNLR